Proteins encoded by one window of Anopheles maculipalpis chromosome 2RL, idAnoMacuDA_375_x, whole genome shotgun sequence:
- the LOC126568467 gene encoding ras-related protein Rab-23: MLEEELEIALKVIVVGNGGVGKTSMVQRYCKGIYTKDYKKTIGVDFLERQIEIDGEDIRIMLWDTAGQEEFDAITKAYYRGAQACVLTFSTTDRASFEAIREWKRKVENECSEIPTVLVQNKIDLMDQAVVSFEEAEALAHALGCRLIRTSVKEDVNVATVFRYLATKCHQMMKQQYSQSAPISQPTISAFSPTFQSKAASNTITLTRPLVKRKPLQKRCGIF; the protein is encoded by the coding sequence ATGCTAGAAGAGGAGCTAGAGATAGCGCTGAAGGTGATCGTAGTCGGGAACGGTGGCGTAGGCAAAACCTCCATGGTTCAGCGATACTGCAAGGGTATCTACACGAAGGACTACAAGAAAACGATCGGCGTGGACTTCCTGGAGCGACAGATCGAAATCGATGGCGAAGACATACGGATCATGCTGTGGGATACGGCCGGCCAGGAGGAGTTCGATGCCATCACGAAGGCGTACTATCGGGGTGCACAGGCGTGCGTGCTCACCTTCAGCACCACGGATCGTGCCTCGTTCGAGGCGATCCGCGAATGGAAGCGTAAGGTGGAGAATGAGTGTAGTGAAATCCCGACcgtgctagtccagaacaaGATAGACCTGATGGATCAGGCGGTGGTTTCGTTCGAGGAGGCGGAAGCGCTTGCGCACGCACTCGGCTGCCGGTTGATCCGGACGTCCGTTAAGGAGGACGTGAATGTGGCGACCGTGTTCCGGTACCTGGCGACCAAGTGCCACCAGATGATGAAGCAACAGTACAGCCAGTCGGCCCCGATCAGCCAGCCGACGATCAGTGCCTTTAGTCCGACGTTCCAGTCGAAAGCAGCCAGCAACACGATCACCCTGACGAGGCCATTGGTGAAGCGCAAACCGCTCCAGAAGCGGTGTGGGATATTCTAG